The Juglans microcarpa x Juglans regia isolate MS1-56 chromosome 8S, Jm3101_v1.0, whole genome shotgun sequence genome has a window encoding:
- the LOC121244104 gene encoding disease resistance protein RUN1-like encodes MPSSLIKELGGLKSKNLTVMDLNECQFLTKIPDLSSSPNLEELDLRYCKNLVEVHHSVGFLDKLREFFVTGCRKLRIFPKRFKLRSLRIFYLDYCSSLEDFPEIECEMEFLHVLEFCGTSIKELPSSIENLKGLKNLNLESSSLKKLPSSIGNLTQLEELYAKGCIDQLQSLHIVKVDGYPQVPIDIGKVEEDGIQSTPSVVSTGEECEITSTTAELTPTNSSIFNDAGSSSSAIWKSLQDLSLRFCCLSESNFFMNGCETFV; translated from the exons ATGCCTAGTAGCCTCATCAAGGAGTTAGGCGGCCTAAAATCCAAG aACTTGACAGTTATGGATTTAAATGAGTGTCaattcttaacaaaaattcCTGATCTTTCAAGTAGCCCAAATTTAGAGGAGTTGGATCTTAGATATTGTAAGAACTTAGTTGAGGTTCATCATTCCGTTGGATTCCTTGATAAGCTTAGGGAATTTTTTGTTACTGGATGCCGCAAGCTTAGGATTTTTCCGAAAAGATTCAAGTTGAGATCTCTACGTATTTTTTATCTTGATTATTGCTCGAGTCTTGAAGACTTTCCAGAGATTGAATGTGAAATGGAATTTTTACATGTGCTAGAGTTTTGCGGCACTAGCATAAAAGAACTACCTTCATCAATTGAGAACCTCAAAGGacttaaaaacttaaatctAGAAAGCTCTAGTCTAAAAAAGCTACCTTCATCAATTGGCAACCTTACTCAGCTTGAAGAATTATATGCAAAAGGCTGCATTGATCAGCTACAAAGTCTACATATTGTCAAAGTCGACGGTTATCCTCAAGTACCAATAGACATTGGAAAGGTGGAGGAGGATGGTATACAATCCACGCCATCTGTTGTGTCTACAGGCGAAGAATGTGAAATTACATCAACTACTGCAGAATTGACTCCGACAAATTCAAGCATTTTTAATGATGCAGGTTCCTCCTCAAGCGCAATTTGGAAATCGTTACAAGATTTAAGTCTTCGATTCTGTTGCCTGTCAGAATCAAATTTCTTCATGAATG GTTGCGAGACCTTTGTTTGA
- the LOC121244108 gene encoding uncharacterized protein LOC121244108 yields MSWLIPSRKSYLPDHWDEEVDRIWKPSKVPNPHIKDHGSARKLRIPIIQGNGRLLGLIIHDDIILGVDTRIIEGPIITEKNCLGVCLLSTRLVHNYNCTHPHEESPFQVKFHLLQTKK; encoded by the exons ATGAGCTGGCTGATTCCTTCACGGAAGAGTTAT CTGCCTGATCATTGGGATGAAGAAGTGGATAGAATATGGAAACCCTCCAAGGTACCTAATCCACATATAAAGGACCATGGAAGCGCAAG AAAATTAAGAATCCCAATTATACAGGGAAATGGAAGACTCCTTGGATTGATAATCCAT GATGATATCATTCTTGGAGTGGATACAAGAATCATTGAAGGACCCATAATCACTGAAAAGAACTGTCTTGGTGTTTGCCTTCTTTCAACAAGGTTAGTTCACAACTACAACTGC ACTCACCCTCATGAAGAATCACCTTTTCAAGTGAAGTTTCATTTGTTGCAAACCAAGAAATGA